One Hevea brasiliensis isolate MT/VB/25A 57/8 chromosome 5, ASM3005281v1, whole genome shotgun sequence genomic region harbors:
- the LOC110659763 gene encoding heavy metal-associated isoprenylated plant protein 35: MHPSSPPQMAAEGKTEAKAEPKTEANKEVVVEGNPESRLKTKTLVLKVSIHCHCEGCKRKVKKILTNIDGVYTTEIDLRQQKVTVLGNVDADTLIKKLVKAGKHAELWPEKADHKEKKKGKSKNKEKEKGKEKLSDEESGDEGGEKEKQTVKTEAVQIQDPSKAPENGSTQKNPETINVAKPSEGGTTSKAAAGGQMKEVKIEVKQPEASPANSPSPVADKKGSSENEGGAEKSGSGSKKKKKKGQKGNNDNVDEGEHSGDALAGTGSPSQGDGQGSVGYPINHSPPNHHVYQYPPHYYAPPPVHAAHYNTAHPSTSYGASVYPPAYSYVRMHPGSASELPTSDLDADPSQPSDSFEIFSDENPNACSIM, from the exons ATGCACCCATCATCACCTCCCCAAATGGCGGCAGAAGGGAAGACTGAAGCCAAAGCTGAACCAAAAACAGAAGCTAATAAAGAAGTAGTAGTGGAAGGAAATCCAGAATCACGTCTCAAGACCAAG ACATTGGTGTTGAAAGTCTCGATTCATTGTCATTGTGAAGGCTGCAAACGGAAAGTCAAAAAGATCCTAACAAATATTGACG GTGTTTACACCACGGAAATTGATTTAAGACAACAAAAGGTCACAGTACTGGGAAATGTAGATGCAGATACTTTGATCAAGAAACTGGTGAAGGCAGGGAAGCATGCAGAGCTATGGCCTGAAAAAGCTGATCATaaggagaaaaagaaaggaaaatcaaaaaataaagagaaagaaaaaggtaaagagaaaCTAAGCGACGAAGAAAGCGGTGATGAAGGGGGTGAAAAAGAGAAACAAACTGTGAAAActgaagcagtacaaattcaagATCCTTCTAAAGCTCCTGAAAATGGAAGTACCCAAAAAAACCCAGAGACTATTAATGTTGCCAAACCTAGCGAAGGCGGCACAACCAGTAAAGCCGCCGCCGGTGGACAAATGAAGGAGGTGAAGATAGAAGTAAAACAACCTGAGGCCTCACCGGCCAATAGCCCTTCACCGGTGGCCGACAAGAAAGGCAGCAGTGAAAATGAGGGTGGTGCAGAGAAAAGTGGcagtggaagcaaaaagaagaaaaagaaggggCAAAAAGGGAATAATGACAATGTTGATGAGGGTGAACATTCTGGTGATGCATTAGCAGGCACTGGATCACCTAGTCAAGGTGATGGTCAAGGCTCTGTTGGCTATCCTATCAATCACAGCCCTCCGAATCACCACGTGTATCAATACCCACCACATTACTATGCACCTCCTCCAGTGCACGCCGCGCATTACAATACAGCGCACCCCAGTACTAGCTACGGTGCATCAGTCTATCCCCCAGCGTATTCATACGTGCGCATGCATCCGGGGTCGGCAAGTGAACTTCCAACGTCCGATTTGGACGCAGATCCATCACAGCCGTCTGATTCATTTGAGATTTTTAGCGACGAAAATCCAAATGCATGCTCAATCATGTGA
- the LOC110659762 gene encoding respiratory burst oxidase homolog protein B, with amino-acid sequence MEIQENQQETWSETESNSSSRRAGFSGPLVSNKRNSSKKSARFKEEEYVEITLDVRDDSVSVHNIKGGDSETAFLASQLEKRNHPSLGSQLSFRLRQVSQELKRITSSNTFDKVDRSKSGAARALKGLKFMTKNVGTEGWPEVEARFNKLAVDGSLPKTRFGQCIGMNESSEFASELFDALARSRGITSASISKAVLREFWEQITDQSFDARLQIFFGMVDKNADGRITEEEVKEIIALSASANKLSKIQERAEEYAALIMEELDPDNLGYIELYNLEMLLLQAPNQSTNLATDSRALSQLLSQKLVPTKDHNPIKRCYRSVAYFVEDNWKRIWVMGLWLGICAGLFTWKFIQYKHRAVFDVMGYCVTTAKGAAETTKFNMALILLPVCRNTITWLRSNTKLGAVVPFDDNINFHKVVALGIAIGVGLHAGAHLTCDFPRLLHATDEEYEPMKPFFGDDRPDNYWWFVKGTEGWTGVVMVVLMAIAYILAQPWFRRNRLNLPNTLKKLTGFNAFWYSHHLFVIVYALFIVHGYYLYLSKKWYKKTTWMYLAIPMGLYACERLIRAFRSGYKSARILKVAVYPGNVLALHMSKPQGFRYTSGQYIFVNCSAVSPFQWHPFSITSAPGDDYLSIHIRTLGDWTSQLKAVFSKVCQPASSNQSGLLRADIASADNNKPRLPKLLIDGPYGAPAQDYKKYDVLLLVGLGIGATPLISIVKDVLNNIKQQKEIEEGIVESGIKGNKRKPFATKRAYFYWVTREQGSFEWFRGVMNEVAEYDEDRVIELHNYCTSVYEEGDARSALITMLQSLQHAKNGVDIVSETRVKTHFARPNWRKVFKHVAVNYPDQRVGVFYCGAPGLTGELRRLAQDFSRKTTTKFDFHKENF; translated from the exons aTGGAGATTCAAGAAAACCAACAGGAAACATGGTCGGAGACAGAAAGCAACAGCAGCAGCAGAAGAGCTGGCTTCAGCGGTCCATTAGTGAGCAACAAAAGAAACAGCAGCAAGAAAAGTGCAAGATTCAAAGAAGAAGAATACGTGGAGATCACCCTAGACGTTCGCGATGACTCAGTTTCCGTTCACAACATAAAGGGAGGAGATTCGGAGACGGCATTTCTAGCTAgtcaattggagaaaagaaatcaTCCTTCACTTGGATCACAGCTTTCGTTTCGACTGAGACAAGTTTCACAGGAGCTCAAGAGAATCACTTCTTCGAATACTTTTGACAAGGTTGACAGGAGCAAGTCTGGAGCTGCTCGTGCCCTGAAAGGGCTTAAGTTCATGACAAAAAATGTGGGAACCGAAGGCTGGCCTGAAGTTGAAGCAAGGTTTAATAAATTGGCTGTTGATGGATCACTTCCCAAGACTCGGTTTGGCCAATGCATAG GGATGAATGAATCAAGTGAATTTGCAAGCGAACTATTTGATGCATTGGCTAGGAGTAGAGGGATAACATCAGCTTCAATAAGCAAGGCTGTGTTGCGTGAATTCTGGGAACAAATTACTGACCAGAGTTTTGATGCTAGGCTTCAAATCTTCTTTGGCAT GGTTGACAAAAATGCGGATGGCAGGATCACCGAAGAAGAGGTGAAGGAG ATTATTGCTTTAAGTGCTTCAGCTAATAAGCTATCAAAGATTCAAGAACGAGCTGAGGAGTATGCTGCTCTGATCATGGAAGAATTGGACCCAGACAATCTTGGATACATTGAG CTTTATAACTTGGAAATGCTGCTTCTCCAAGCTCCAAATCAATCGACAAACTTGGCTACAGATAGTCGAGCTTTAAGCCAATTACTAAGCCAAAAGCTTGTGCCAACCAAAGATCACAACCCAATAAAGAGATGCTACAGAAGCGTGGCCTACTTCGTTGAGGACAATTGGAAGAGAATTTGGGTGATGGGCCTATGGCTTGGAATCTGCGCAGGACTCTTTACTTGGAAATTCATTCAGTACAAACATCGAGCGGTGTTCGATGTCATGGGCTACTGTGTTACCACCGCTAAGGGTGCAGCTGAAACCACCAAGTTCAACATGGCTTTAATTCTTTTACCCGTGTGTAGAAATACCATTACTTGGCTTAGAAGCAACACTAAGTTAGGAGCAGTCGTTCCCTTTGATGATAATATCAACTTCCATAAG GTAGTTGCTTTGGGGATAGCTATTGGAGTTGGGTTACATGCTGGTGCACATTTAACATGCGACTTTCCTAGGCTACTACATGCCACAGATGAAGAGTATGAGCCAATGAAGCCATTCTTTGGCGATGACCGACCAGATAACTACTGGTGGTTCGTGAAAGGGACAGAAGGTTGGACTGGCGTGGTGATGGTGGTGCTCATGGCTATAGCCTATATATTAGCCCAACCTTGGTTCCGCCGGAATAGGCTAAACCTCCCTAACACCCTGAAGAAGCTCACCGGATTCAATGCCTTCTGGTATTCACACCACTTATTTGTTATCGTCTACGCCCTCTTCATCGTTCATGGATACTATCTTTACCTTTCCAAGAAATGGTACAAGAAAACG ACGTGGATGTATCTCGCTATTCCAATGGGATTATATGCTTGTGAACGTTTGATTCGTGCATTCAGATCAGGCTATAAATCAGCGAGGATTTTGAag GTGGCTGTCTACCCTGGAAACGTACTGGCACTGCACATGTCCAAGCCTCAAGGATTTAGGTATACTAGTGGGCAATATATCTTTGTGAATTGTTCAGCTGTTTCCCCATTTCAATG GCATCCATTTTCAATTACTTCTGCTCCTGGAGATGATTATCTGAGCATCCATATTCGCACCTTGGGTGACTGGACATCACAGCTCAAAGCTGTCTTCTCTAAG GTATGTCAACCTGCATCAAGCAATCAAAGTGGCCTGCTAAGAGCTGATATAGCAAGTGCTGACAACAATAAGCCTAG GCTGCCAAAGCTCTTAATTGATGGCCCATATGGAGCACCAGCACAGGACTACAAAAAATATGATGTTCTCCTCCTCGTTGGGCTTGGAATTGGTGCCACTCCTCTAATAAGCATAGTCAAGGATGTGCTTAACAATATTAAGCAGCAAAAAGAAATAGAAGAAGGGATAGTAGAGAGTGGCATAAAGGGCAACAAGAGAAAACCTTTTGCCACTAAACGAGCTTATTTTTATTGGGTTACTCGTGAACAAGGCTCATTCGAGTGGTTTAGGGGTGTAATGAACGAAGTAGCTGAGTATGATGAAGATAGAGTCATCGAGCTTCATAATTATTGTACAAGTGTTTATGAAGAAGGAGATGCTCGATCTGCATTAATCACCatgcttcaatctcttcaacatgCTAAAAATGGTGTTGACATAGTCTCTGAAACACGTGTTAAGACTCATTTTGCTAGACCTAATTGGCGTAAAGTTTTCAAGCATGTAGCTGTTAATTATCCTGATCAAAGAGTTG GAGTGTTTTATTGTGGTGCACCTGGATTGACCGGAGAACTAAGAAGGCTAGCTCAAGACTTTTCCAGGAAAACTACTACCAAGTTTGATTTTCATAAAGAGAAtttctaa